In Desulfovibrio psychrotolerans, a single window of DNA contains:
- the flgG gene encoding flagellar basal-body rod protein FlgG produces MMRSLWTAATGMIAQQLNIDVISNNLANVNTIGFKKSRAEFEDLMYQNLKIAGSVTGEDNRIPTGIQVGLGVRPTTVHKFFTQGDYQNTGNALDLAIEGEGFFQVEVNGELMYTRAGAFKLNQDGTIVTANGYVLQPQFNVPAETKNIAVSETGHIAALDSTGTELAAAEIPLFTFINAAGLDARGRNLYSETEASGAAVEGVPGTDNVGTVAQGFLEMSNVEIVDEMVNMIVGQRAYEMNSKAIQTSDSMLQMAVQLKRS; encoded by the coding sequence ATGATGCGTTCCCTGTGGACAGCCGCCACGGGCATGATTGCCCAGCAGCTCAATATTGACGTTATTTCCAACAACCTTGCCAACGTGAACACCATCGGCTTTAAAAAAAGCCGGGCCGAGTTCGAGGACCTTATGTACCAGAACCTGAAGATTGCGGGCTCCGTCACCGGAGAAGACAACCGCATTCCCACAGGCATTCAGGTCGGCCTTGGCGTGCGCCCCACCACGGTGCACAAGTTCTTCACGCAGGGCGACTACCAGAATACCGGCAACGCGCTGGACCTTGCCATAGAAGGCGAAGGTTTCTTTCAGGTAGAAGTGAACGGCGAGCTTATGTACACGCGCGCCGGGGCTTTCAAGCTCAATCAGGACGGCACCATCGTCACCGCCAACGGCTATGTGCTGCAGCCGCAGTTCAACGTTCCGGCGGAGACCAAAAACATCGCCGTTTCGGAAACCGGCCACATTGCCGCGCTGGACAGCACCGGAACGGAGCTGGCGGCGGCAGAGATTCCCCTCTTCACCTTCATCAACGCGGCAGGTCTGGATGCCCGGGGCCGTAACCTCTACTCGGAAACGGAAGCCTCCGGTGCCGCGGTGGAAGGCGTGCCCGGCACAGACAATGTGGGCACCGTTGCGCAGGGCTTCCTTGAAATGTCCAACGTGGAAATAGTGGACGAAATGGTCAACATGATCGTGGGCCAGCGCGCGTACGAAATGAACTCCAAGGCCATTCAGACCTCAGACTCCATGCTCCAGATGGCTGTCCAGCTGAAGCGGTCGTAA
- the flgF gene encoding flagellar basal-body rod protein FlgF: MQDSMYSALFGALSNEHRLNSITNNLANVNTTGYKRDQLAFADTFVMFAHDQIMEPVATVRSKKLFPEPIHIAKPRLAVSQTDFTQGSLRITGAPLDVALHGEGFLKVQTPDGDYYTRNGHFRQSADGTLLTEQGWPVLGTGGPIVIPPNAQVHISEDGQIFNGDEAIGQLQVVSLEDPTVLEKRGRNLFQPRAGVQPAEQPAEGTVVTQGFLETANVEVVTEMVNMIEAQRQFEAYTKVMQSTDALDKDAIQRVSKSRL, translated from the coding sequence ATGCAGGACAGTATGTACAGTGCGCTCTTCGGCGCGCTTTCCAACGAGCATCGCCTGAACAGTATTACCAATAATCTGGCGAACGTGAACACCACGGGCTACAAGCGGGACCAGCTTGCCTTCGCGGATACCTTCGTCATGTTCGCGCACGACCAGATCATGGAACCCGTGGCAACAGTCCGCTCCAAAAAACTGTTCCCGGAACCCATACACATTGCCAAGCCCCGGCTTGCCGTCTCACAGACAGATTTTACCCAAGGAAGTCTGCGTATTACCGGAGCACCGCTGGATGTAGCCCTGCACGGGGAAGGCTTCCTGAAGGTGCAGACCCCCGACGGCGACTATTACACCCGCAACGGTCATTTCCGTCAAAGTGCTGACGGCACGCTCCTCACGGAGCAGGGCTGGCCGGTGCTGGGAACGGGCGGCCCCATAGTCATTCCGCCCAACGCGCAGGTGCACATCAGCGAAGACGGGCAGATATTCAACGGCGACGAGGCCATCGGACAGTTGCAGGTGGTCTCGCTCGAAGACCCCACCGTGCTGGAAAAACGCGGCCGCAACCTGTTCCAGCCGCGCGCCGGGGTACAGCCCGCGGAGCAGCCTGCGGAGGGCACCGTGGTCACACAGGGCTTTCTGGAAACAGCCAACGTGGAAGTGGTTACGGAGATGGTGAACATGATCGAAGCCCAGCGGCAGTTCGAAGCATACACCAAGGTCATGCAAAGCACAGATGCGCTGGACAAGGATGCCATCCAGCGCGTTTCCAAATCACGGTTATAG
- a CDS encoding ABC-F family ATP-binding cassette domain-containing protein, with protein sequence MNINIQNLTKTFGGHDIFANFSLEIQSGVRLCVCGPNGCGKSTLIKLIAGVSSSDGGRVSVPRGCRMGYVAQEMDESLLETPLLTWVLEVLPDWNDFWAEWEAATQAGDEAALKRLGVRQAELEQVYGHNPEHRAKTVLSGLGFAERKWRMPIGQLSGGWRERAKLARVLTAGADVLLLDEPTNHLDLEAVEWLENFLLEYKGVLVFVAHDRVFMDKIGTHVLYLGASKPMFRKGSFTQFLDLQEEIETQKVRERQRLAEEIERKMDFVRRFKAKASKARQAGSKQKMAARLEKELDGIQLEAKRRTLQFKWPEPVQADKTVCSVVGLEFAFPDGTRLWPTLDFQLYRGMRVALVGPNGCGKSTLLKLVAGRLEKMAGNVVFGSKVRMGFFSQHQLEVLNASGSALSEIRRLSDPRTTEEELMSVLGLFMLGQSYFDRQVGTLSGGEKSRLLLATLFLSRSNFLVLDEPTNHLDLESREALVDALDAFDGTLFMVAHDRYLLSEVADQVWALSENGFTVYESGFEEYDRARRQQNAEAARGGDDAQRGGGLSREEQKRIKRQQAEMRNAIYKELKPKQEAYAKLETQFETLLGEQGGVEAQLADPAVYADSAKASELLKRFHALQAQGETLMEKMGELEAVINDLEARRAALADTE encoded by the coding sequence ATGAATATCAATATACAGAATCTGACCAAGACTTTCGGCGGGCATGACATCTTTGCCAATTTTTCGCTGGAGATTCAATCCGGCGTGCGGCTGTGCGTGTGCGGGCCCAATGGCTGCGGCAAATCCACCCTGATAAAGCTTATTGCCGGGGTTTCCTCGTCGGACGGGGGGCGGGTAAGCGTGCCGCGCGGCTGCCGCATGGGCTATGTGGCGCAGGAGATGGACGAGAGCCTGCTGGAAACCCCGCTGCTCACATGGGTTCTTGAAGTGCTGCCGGACTGGAACGACTTCTGGGCCGAGTGGGAGGCGGCTACGCAGGCCGGTGACGAGGCCGCCCTGAAGCGGCTGGGTGTGCGGCAGGCAGAGCTTGAGCAGGTGTACGGGCATAACCCGGAACACAGAGCCAAGACGGTGCTTTCCGGTCTTGGGTTTGCCGAGCGCAAGTGGCGTATGCCCATAGGGCAGCTTTCCGGCGGCTGGCGGGAGAGGGCCAAGCTTGCCCGTGTGCTTACCGCCGGGGCGGACGTGCTGCTGCTGGACGAGCCCACCAACCATCTTGACCTTGAAGCGGTGGAGTGGCTGGAGAATTTTCTGCTGGAGTACAAGGGCGTGCTGGTTTTTGTGGCCCATGACCGGGTGTTTATGGACAAGATAGGCACCCACGTGCTGTATCTTGGCGCGTCCAAGCCCATGTTCCGCAAGGGCAGTTTTACCCAGTTTCTTGATTTGCAGGAAGAGATAGAGACCCAGAAGGTGCGCGAGCGTCAGCGTCTTGCCGAAGAAATTGAGCGCAAGATGGATTTTGTGCGCCGCTTCAAGGCCAAGGCGTCCAAGGCGCGGCAGGCCGGGTCCAAACAGAAGATGGCGGCGCGGCTGGAAAAGGAGCTGGACGGCATTCAGCTTGAGGCCAAGCGCCGCACTCTGCAGTTCAAATGGCCGGAGCCTGTGCAGGCAGACAAGACCGTGTGCAGCGTGGTAGGGCTGGAGTTCGCATTTCCCGACGGGACACGCCTGTGGCCGACGCTGGATTTCCAGTTGTACAGAGGCATGCGGGTGGCGCTGGTGGGTCCCAACGGATGCGGCAAGTCCACCCTGCTCAAGCTGGTGGCGGGCAGGCTGGAGAAGATGGCGGGCAATGTGGTGTTCGGTTCCAAGGTGCGCATGGGCTTTTTCAGCCAGCACCAACTGGAGGTGCTGAACGCCTCCGGTTCGGCCCTCAGCGAAATCCGCCGTCTTTCCGATCCGCGCACCACAGAGGAAGAGCTTATGTCTGTGCTGGGCCTGTTCATGCTTGGACAGAGCTATTTTGACAGGCAGGTAGGCACCCTTTCCGGCGGCGAAAAAAGCCGCCTGCTGCTGGCCACCCTGTTCCTTTCGCGCAGCAACTTTCTTGTACTGGACGAACCCACCAACCATCTGGACCTTGAATCGCGCGAGGCGCTGGTGGATGCGCTGGACGCCTTTGACGGCACGCTGTTCATGGTGGCGCATGACAGGTATCTGCTCTCTGAGGTGGCGGATCAGGTGTGGGCGCTTTCGGAAAACGGGTTCACGGTATACGAATCGGGCTTTGAGGAGTACGACCGGGCGCGGCGGCAGCAGAATGCCGAGGCCGCACGGGGCGGCGATGACGCACAGCGGGGCGGAGGCCTGAGCCGGGAAGAACAGAAGCGCATCAAGCGCCAGCAGGCGGAGATGCGCAACGCCATCTACAAGGAACTGAAGCCCAAGCAGGAAGCCTACGCCAAGCTGGAAACGCAGTTTGAGACGCTGCTCGGAGAGCAGGGCGGGGTGGAGGCGCAGCTTGCGGACCCTGCGGTGTATGCCGATTCCGCCAAGGCGTCTGAGTTGCTCAAGCGCTTTCATGCCCTGCAGGCGCAGGGGGAGACGCTTATGGAAAAGATGGGCGAACTGGAAGCGGTGATCAATGATCTGGAA